Proteins encoded in a region of the Carassius carassius chromosome 49, fCarCar2.1, whole genome shotgun sequence genome:
- the LOC132132915 gene encoding collagenase 3-like, whose translation MGIQSQLCFLASLVLVIHATPILRPTEKEVAIARDYLRNFYNLKDVMSTSDFHPEEEINPLSDKLKEMQKFFRLKVTGTLNRETLEVMKKPRCGVPDVAAYSTFGGKPKWNTNRLTYRIVNYTPDMSKTDVDQSIKKALQVWADVTPLRFTRINKGIADIMISFATGEHGDVQAFDGPQGILAHAFPPSPGIGGDAHFDEDEFFTLRSSKGLVLFLVAAHEFGHSLGLSHSDVPGSLMFPTYSFIDPDRFSLSNDDIRGIQSLYP comes from the exons ATGGGGATTCAGAGCCAGCTGTGTTTTCTTGCAAGCCTGGTGCTGGTTATTCACGCCACACCGATTTTAAGGCCCACTGAAAAAGAAGTAGCCATTGCAAGG GATTACCTGAGAAACTTCTACAATCTGAAAGATGTAATGAGCACTTCCGATTTTCACCCAGAAGAAGAGATCAATCCACTGTCCGATAAGCTGAAAGAGATGCAGAAGTTTTTCAGGCTTAAGGTCACTGGAACTCTGAATAGAGAAACACTGGAGGTGATGAAGAAGCCCCGCTGTGGAGTTCCAGATGTTGCTGCGTACTCCACATTTGGAGGCAAACCCAAATGGAACACCAACAGGCTCACTTACAG AATCGTGAACTACACTCCTGACATGTCAAAAACAGATGTGGATCAATCCATAAAGAAAGCGCTGCAGGTCTGGGCCGATGTCACTCCTCTGAGATTCACTCGTATTAACAAAGGCATAGCTGACATCATGATCTCCTTTGCTACAGGGG AGCATGGTGATGTTCAGGCATTTGATGGACCACAAGGCATACTGGCTCATGCTTTTCCTCCTTCTCCTGGAATCGGTGGAGATGCACATTTTGATGAAGATGAGTTTTTCACCTTGCGCTCAtcaaaag GACTTGTCCTGTTCTTGGTGGCCGCTCATGAGTTTGGTCACTCTTTGGGTCTTTCTCATTCTGACGTTCCCGGCTCTCTGATGTTTCCCACATACAGCTTTATTGATCCGGATCGTTTCTCTCTGTCCAATGATGACATCAGAGGGATTCAGTCCCTTTATCCTTAA
- the LOC132132916 gene encoding stromelysin-2-like: protein MRIHSQLCFLASLVLVIYTAPILKYADKDEATAEHYLQSFYTLTDITNETTAFRRETSPLIEKMKGMQKFFGLKVTGKLDKETLKVMKKPRCGVPDVAAYSTFGGKPKWQTNRLTYRCV, encoded by the exons ATGAGGATTCATAGCCAGCTTTGTTTTCTTGCAAGCCTGGTGCTTGTTATTTACACTGCACCGATTTTAAAGTACGCTGACAAAGATGAAGCCACTGCAGag CATTACCTGCAGAGCTTCTACACTCTAACCGATATAACAAATGAAACAACAGCCTTCCGAAGAGAAACCAGTCCACTGATTGAGAAGATGAAAGGGATGCAGAAGTTTTTTGGACTTAAGGTCACTGGCAAGCTGGACAAAGAAACACTGAAGGTGATGAAGAAGCCCCGCTGTGGAGTTCCAGATGTTGCTGCGTACTCCACATTTGGAGGCAAACCCAAATGGCAGACCAACAGGCTCACTTACAGGTGTGTGTAA
- the LOC132132557 gene encoding acetyl-CoA acetyltransferase, mitochondrial: MQFSIAIMTSCALYSTRTNLCRHMAHKYLNRTYSTRPSLNEVVIVSAVRTPMGSFKGSLSTVPATKLGSIAIKGAVEKAGIPVEEVKEVYMGNVLQAGEGQAPTRQALLGAGLPLSTPATTINKVCASGMKSIMMAAQSLMCGHQDVMVAGGMESMSQVPYVMAREAPPYGGVKMEDLIVKDGLTDVYNKFHMGSCAENTAKNSGISREEQDAFAINSYSRSKAAWESGILAKEVVPVSIPQKGKPDIVVKEDEEYKKVDFSKVPKLRAVFQKENGTVTAANASTLNDGAAALVLMTADAAKRLNITPLAKIVGFADAAVAPIDFPIAPAIAVPKVLKAAGVKKEDIAMWEINEAFSVVVLANIKMLDIDPDKVNINGGAVSLGHPIGMSGARIVGHMVHNLKSGQYGLAGICNGGGGASSILIQKY, translated from the exons ATGCAGTTTTCCATCGCGATTATGACGTCCTGCGCACTTTACAGTACACGCACAAACCTGTGCAGACATATG GCACATAAATATCTGAACAGGACCTACAGCACACGACCATCTCTAAAT GAAGTTGTCATCGTCAGTGCAGTCAGGACTCCTATGGGCTCTTTCAAAGGAAGCCTTTCCACAGTCCCTGCAACTAAACTGGGTTCCATTGCTATTAAAGGAGCCGTCGAGAAAGCAG GAATTCCTGTTGAAGAGGTGAAGGAAGTTTATATGGGCAATGTGTTGCAGGCAGGAGAAGGACAAGCACCAACCAGGCAGGCTCTTCTGGGTGCAG GTCTCCCTCTATCCACTCCGGCAACTACCATCAATAAAGTGTGTGCTTCCGGGATGAAGTCCATCATGATGGCTGCTCAGAGTCTCATGTGTGGGCATCAG GATGTGATGGTTGCTGGTGGAATGGAAAGCATGTCTCAGGTTCCTTATGTTATGGCTAGAGAAGCGCCCCCTTATGGTGGTGTGAAGATGGAGGATCTGATTGTTAAGGATGGGTTGACGGACGTCTACAACAAATTCCACATG GGCAGctgtgctgaaaatacagctaagAACAGTGGTATCTCCAGGGAGGAGCAGGACGCGTTTGCCATAAACTCGTACAGCCGCAGCAAAGCAGCATGGGAGTCTGGCATCCTGGCCAAGGAAGTGGTTCCTGTGAGCATTCCTCAGAAAG GAAAACCAGACATCGTTGTGAAGGAAGATGAAGAATATAAGAAGGTTGACTTCAGCAAAGTCCCCAAACTGAGGGCTGTGTTCCAGAAAGAGAACG GCACAGTGACGGCAGCCAACGCTAGTACGCTAAACGATGGCGCGGCGGCTCTCGTGCTCATGACCGCAGATGCGGCAAAGAGACTCAACATCACGCCGCTTGCAAAGATCGTTG GTTTTGCTGATGCTGCTGTCGCCCCCATCGATTTCCCTATCGCTCCAGCCATTGCCGTCCCCAAG GTCCTAAAAGCAGCTGGTGTGAAGAAAGAAGACATTGCCATGTGGGAGATCAACGAGGCCTTCAGTGTTGTGGTGCTGGCCAACATCAAGATGTTAGACATCGACCCCGACAAAGTCAATATCAACGGAGGAGCTGTTTCTCTTGGACATCCAATTGG AATGTCGGGGGCGAGAATCGTAGGACACATGGTGCACAATCTGAAATCGGGACAGTACGGCCTGGCCGGAATCTGCAATGGAGGAGGTGGCGCCTCCTCTATTCTGATCCAGAAATATTAG